The following is a genomic window from Sphingobacterium spiritivorum.
CATAATAATCGTTTCCTGAGGATTCTTATCCAAAAAACGAAGACAATCATTGATGACTTGTTCAAAGGTCAGATCCAGGGATACAGCAATCGCACGCTCTTTTCCGTGATAAAGCCACAGGACGCCATCATTATCTGTCCCTCTTGCCAATCGTATATCCAGATACCGGATGCCGTTATTAAGTTGCTCCGTAATACTCTGCGTCTGACATTTTGCAGCACTGTCTATAGGTCCGTCTCCAAGTGTGTAAGTTCCCGAGTCATGCGTGCCTGGTATAGTTATTTCTGACAACCTCTTATTATCATCAAGCTGACTCATCCATGTTTGTGTTAATCTTTCCATTTTTTCTAGTTTTGATCTTAAATAAAGATCCTATAAACAGGAGTAATTATTACGTTATGGAGGCGGACAATAAACGGACAAGGAAGAAACGTATAGAATATAATACGTAACAATGCAGATTGAAAATTTACTTTCCCATATGTCATAGCCGAACAGCCTGACGCAGATTCTAATTTATGAATCTGCTAACAGAAAGAAAATACAAACGCTATGAAGACAGCCTTCTACTTCAGTGTTTCTTTTACTTCCCCACACTCCATCATCTTTTCACCATAGTACGGATTTCGTATACTCTTTTCATTACTTAGCCAGACAGCGCCCTGGTCGTCCAGTGCCATAGGACAATAGTCCAGATAAACTTCTCCTTCTTTTAATCCTACAGTCTTTATTCTGCTCATCATCTCATTACTAAGGTCTGAAAAGACTGCTCTTTGCTTTTCGATATCAGAGACTGCTGTAATAGTGGAAGCAAGCTTAACTAATTGACCCCTGTTATCCAGCGCTTTTGCAGCCAATTCCAGCGCCAGACCAGCTTCTTTTGCAGCAGCCATATCCGAATTGATCAGTGCATCACTAAGGAGCAAATATTGCTGATAAACGGTATTAAGCGCGTCATCTTTTATGCCAACTACATTCTGTTTCACCTCCGTCGTCTTTTCCTGCTGGGTAATACTTGTATCCGAAGGCTTGGTTGCACTGTTGCAACCCATCAAAAGTAAGGCCGATATCCATATGATACAGCCATTAAAAATTCCTGTTTTCATATATTTTATTTTCTTTATTTACATATTCTATGTTGTACTAACCCAAAGGATGTATACCTCTCTTGAGTACGTACTCACTGTATAGCAGATAGGCTCCCGTGATAACCACTTCTTCTCCTTCTTCCAGCCCTGAGATAATGCTCACCTGATCCTGATTGGTAATTCCAGTGATCACAGATTTTGGTTCAAAACTATCCGCACCTGTTTTTATCCACACATGTTGCCCTTTGCCGTCATTTATTACAGCATCAACCGGTAAAACTATACCATCAGCACTTTTTGAGATATTGCTTAACAACACCTGTACCTGCAGCCCTGGTTGCCATTGCTGTTTAGCATTGACTATACTCCCCCTGATTTGCGTGAGCTGCGTACCACTTTGCAATGAAGGGTTTATAAAATCAACCTTCATCCATTGCTCCTGATCTTCCCATCCGACTACGATTACCTTTAATCTTTGACCTTGCGTGATTTGCTTTGCCTCATTAGGATACAGATCAGCTTCTACCCACAATTGTCCGTAGTTTTCCAGACGCATTATCGGTCCTCCCTCTGCTACATATTGTCCCTGAGTAATACTTAGTTCAGCCACTGTTCCGCTTTGGGTTGCGAGTACTGTCACAAGCGGGCTCTTTTGCCCGGTTTTGGCAAGTTGTTGTATTTGTTGTTCTGTCTGACCATATAACACTAGTTTTTGCTTTGCCGATGCCAGCAATTGCTGTTCCAGTTTATCTCTGTCAAACTGCTGCTTCTGAGCCACAGCCATCAGGTATTCCTGTTGCAACGTGGCCAGTTCTTCAGAATAAAGTACATATAAAGGTTGTCCTTTTTTTATTATAGCCCCGGTTTCTCGGATATACAACTGTTCAACCCTGCCGGCAATTTTTGCAGATATGTAATTACTATGTTCCGGATTCAGTACCAATCTGCCGTTCAATATTTTTTGCGGCAATACAATGCCTTCATTGCCGACGCGTCTGGTCGCTATATTGGCAAGTAGCTGGCGTTGCTCATCTAACCTGACACTCTTATCAGCACTGTTTTTCTCAAAAGGCACCAGATCCATACCGCATATAGGACATGTACTCATTTCGTGCTTAATTACCTGCGGATGCATAGGACACGTATACGTTTGTTTGGTTTCTCCGGTTGTTGACTCATCTTTCTTTTCCGGAGTACCAGTGCAACTCCAAAGTATGGTCACTATACTAAGGAGTATCCCTATTTTTATTACTGAACTTTTCATTTTACAGTCCTTATTTTGTTAACTACATGAGATTATATCCAGCAACTCCCCCCGATACTTCTCAATTTTCATTCTCTGCTTTTATAAAGCTCTCGCTATCCACCAGATAAGCAGCATCTTTGGCAAATTCCCATGGAGAAATATCCTGATTGATCTGCACCATGCCATTTATTCTTAAGCCTGTTTTTACATTGACGGGTTTAAAAACATTATTTTCTTTTTTGAATACAATTCGTTGTGCGCCTGCGCTCAGTATAGCAGATGCTGGCAGCCAGTAACTACCTTTGATATATACGGGTATTTTAGCCGTCAGAATTTCACCAGCCTTGAATCGTCCTTTCGTCAGATAGACTCTAGCCAGAGTAAAATTCTCTCCGGATTTTATCATGGGCTGTATAAGTCCTATAGTGGAAGTTTGAAAAGTCCCTTCCCTGTCAGTGGTTTTATAAAAACCTAGCTTGGTTCCCTTATTTACATAAGCAGCCAATGCAGGCTTTAAAGCAAATTCTGCCAACAACTGGTCAGACTTATAGATTGTGAACAAACTCTGTCCCGCGCTTACATATTGCCCCTCTCTTAACATGACGGATGCGTTTTGCATGGTAGTTGCCGGAGCTGCAGTGGAAGCAGTTTCATTACTTCCATTCATACCCGCCATCCCATCTCCACCTCCGCCAGAAGCCACCGGAGGAGCAGGAGTTGAAATAGCGTTTGCTACGGATTTTTCTAATATAAAACCATCGGAAGGACTATAAACGGGAATACGGTAATTAACTTTTTTGATTTGCAACACCTTTTGGATGTCCTCAGCAGTCATACCAAGCAACATCAAACGTTGTCGGGCCTGGGAAAGCAGAGGCTCTTCACCACTTTGAGCCAGATAGAGTAGTTCCTGCTGTGCTGCTGCCAGATCCGGTGCATAAATCTCGAAAAGCAACTGCCCTTTACGAACGGGTTGGTAGTTGTATTTTACATTAATCTTTTCCAGACGACCTCCTACCCTGCTTGCCACTCCGGTCTCAGCTCTGTTATCATAATTTACAATACCCTGTACTTCAGCCAGCATAATTTCGGATTGATAACTCGCTTTGACAACAGCCATATTACCGACCACTTGCTTGTTGGAAGGCTGTAACAGAGTACTCAGGCTACTGTCAATCGTGATTTTTCCAACATCATGATGTTCTTTCTTAGATCCCTGTTTGCAGGAAACAAAGACAGTAGTCAACAATAATATTATCAGCGCCGGAAAAGTAAAAGCAACCTGGAACTTCCTTAATTTCGTTTCCGTTTTGTCTCCTCCACACGTTGCAGAGGTCTTCCCGGTAGTTCTGTCTTGTAGCAGCTTAACGATATAATTCCTTTTCATAATCTGCAATCATTAAGTATAGTTTCAGTTTTTCATCCAGCACATTGCTCTGCATCATATTATATGCTTCCCAGGCTGTAATCACTTCGGGCAACTGCATTTTATTTTCACGATAACTCAGCACACTTACTTCCAATGTTTTTTCCAGTGTCGGTATAATCTTTTTCTCCATCGCCAGAATCTGCTGTTCCATAGTTTTGATCTGATATTGCATACCGTAAAGCATGCCCTGTGTTTCCTGCAACATTGCCGCTTTTTCCATCTGCATAGCTTCCACTTCGTATTGCATACCTTTTATTTCTGATTTGTACATTTTAGACGACCAGGGTGCGATAGGAATACTCACCATCCCCATTACACTATAAGCCTTGGGCATACCACTTCCAAAAGGTGACATATGATCAAATCTAAACCGAAATTCGGGGCTACTCTGTTTTTTCATCGCATAGATATTTAAATGCATAGACTGGATATTGTAATCCATTTTTGCAATATCTTTTCTTGCTGCAGCCAGACTTGCCGTATCCAGTGATCCTGCAACTGTAAACTGAGGTACGAACGTAGTATCAATTGTAAAGGCAGTATTGCCTGATCGGTTCATCATACCATTGAGAGCGGCCATAGCCCGGCCGATTTCGCCTTCCTGCATCCGTTTCATATTTTCCGTTTCTTCAAGTTTGGCCGAAGTCTGGTAAACAGCTCCAAGTCTGGATTGATTAAAAGGGTATCTTACCTCTTCCAATTTACGCATGGTCTGCATGATCTGCGTACTTTTGTCCAATACAGAAAGTTTCATTTTAGCCACCAGCCAGGTGTAATAGAGCTTCTTCGCAGTTGTTCGCAGATCGTTCAGTGTAATATCGCGGGTTGCCCGTTCGACGTTAGCTTGTGAACGGATATATTTTCTATCTGCATTCAACTTTGCAAAATTTGGTATATCCTGTTCCAGTTGCAGCATCAGAGAACCTCTGTCACGCCCATCCATTATCATCTGTCCCGGATAGGGTGTCATAAACGTACCAACTCCAACCATTGGAGCCATCCAGGCAGTAGCTGCTTCTGCATTTTGCAGATAACTTTCTGCTTTTAACCCATATGTTTTCAGTAACAGATTGTGCTGATCTATCTGTTGTAAAATAGTCTCAAGAGACAACACTTGTCTCTCCTGAGCATCAGCTACGGAGAAGCACATAAACAACAGAATAAACAGGTTTGTCGCAATCCTCAAAACAGCATTCAGGGGAACAAAAAAAAGTATTTTTAAATAAACAGATAAGTAATCTGTAGTAAAGGCTGTAAGACCTTTCAAAACTGAAAACTCAGTTATTACATCCGATTTTATCATCCTGACGCAATCTGAATCACAACCATTATTCTTTTTTATTGACCGGAAAGTAGCATCCGGAGAATAAAATCCGGGAGTTTTAATGCTGTACATTGTGCACCTCCAATTTTCCGTATTTTCTTAATTCGTATTCTTTTGACATTAGAAAGATAAGCGGTGTGACCAGTAAGATATGTGTTGACGATGTCAGTACCCCTCCTATCATTGGCAAAACAATAGGCTGCATAACATCCACTCCCACGCCGGTTGCCCATAATACAGGAATCAAACCAAATAAAGACACACAGACAGTCATTAACTTTGGCCTAAGACGCTTGGCAGCCCCATGAATAACATATTCTCTTAATTCTTCTTTACTGATCGTTTCGCTTGAATTACCTCTAAGTTTGACAAGCTGCTGCATAGCATCATTAAGGTAGATGACCATTACGATACCAGTCTCTACGGCTATACCAAACAAAGCAATAAAACCAACAGCAACACCTACAGAGAGATTGACACCCCAAAAATAAATCATATAAGCTCCTCCGATCAGGGCAAAGGGAACGGTGATAAGGCTTAGAAAAGCTTCTCTTACAGAATGAAAGGCAAAATATAAAGAGAAGAAAATAATGACCAGAACTACCGGTGCAATCCACATCAAAGTTTGCTGACCTCTGATCAGATTTTCGTACTGTCCGCTCCACTCCAAAAAGTATCCTTCCGGCAATATTCCATCCTGCTTATTCAGTTGTTCCATGGCATCCTTCACCGTACTTCCAAGATCTCTGTCCCTCACATTAAACATTACTGCTCCACGCAAAATGGCGTTATCCGAACTGATCATCGGCGGACCATCCTCAAACTTTACATTGGCTACCGCCGATAAGGGAATTTCACCAAAACTCTGTGACTGCAACGGGATACGTTCTATCTGTGCCAGACTGTTACGATAGTCCTGTGCCAGACGTACACTGATGGAAAATCGTTGCCGGCCTTCTATGGTATTGCCTATGCTGGCTCCACCTAAAGCCGTTTCCACCACCTGATTTACATCATCTACATTGAGCCCGTAACGTGACAAATCCTCTCTTCGGATATCGATAGACAAATATTTACCTCCGGTAATGGGTTCGACAAACAAATCACTCACACCTGGAGTTCCTTCCAAAGCCGCTTTTACTTTTTCTGAAACTGCTGCAATCGTGTCCAGATCTTGTCCAAACACCTTTATCCCTACGTCAGTACGAATTCCTGTAGCCAACATATTGATGCGATTAATAATAGGTTGCGTCCATCCGTTTACCACTCCGGGTATCTGCAATTTGGCATCCAGTTCGGTCACAATATCTTTCTTAGTAATGCCTTCTCTCCACTGATTTTTAGGCTTCAGTGTAATAATAGTTTCTATCATGCTGATAGGCGAATTGTCTGTAGCTGTATTGGCACGGCCGGCTTTCCCCAATACTTTATCCACTTCAGGAACCGTTTTGATAATCTTATCCTGTACCTGTAAGATCCTTTTTATTTCAGCATTTGATACATCCGGCAAAGTGACTGGCATAAATAAAATACTCTGTTCATCCAGTGGCGGTATAAATTCAGTACCAAGTTTTTTCAGTAACGGAATCGTGATCAGTAAGGCGATCACATTAATCGCAATAGTCGTTTTCCGCCACTTTAACACCAGCCTGATTATAGGTTCATAGACCTTCTCCAAAAATCTGTTTACCGGATTGGCACTGTCCGGCTTAAACTTTCCTTTCATGAAGAAAGATATAAGTACAGGTGCAAGTGTAATCACCAAAAGAGCGTCAACGATCATGATAAACGTTTTCGTATAAGCCAGAGGGTGAAACAATTTACCTTCTTGTCCGGTCAGCATAAATACCGGCAAAAATGAGGTAATAATAATTACTGTAGCGAAAAATACACCTCTGGATACCTGCTTGCTTGACTTGGTAATAATGGCCAGTCGCTCTTCTTCGCTAATCCAACCAGGTGTTTTGCGAAACTTATTTTTAAACCAATTTTTCATGGCATCATCTTAATTTTGATTTTTATTCAAATACTTCCCGGGACTGGGATTCAACTCCCTCATCTCGTATAAACTAACGTTGTGTATTAACTTCATACTTACCAGGTCTGTCAACTGTCAGAACTATTTACTTTAGAGCCGTTAGCCCCGATAACCTCAGCATATCGCTCCGCCAGGTGTTTGTATGCATTTTCGCTCATTATAATACCGTTATCCACTATTACCCCGATCGCGAGCGCGATACCCGTTAATGACATGATATTGGATGATATCCCAAAAGCATTTAAAAGAATAAAACTAGCTGCAATGGTTATAGGTATCTGCAGAACAATACTGACTGCACTACGCCAGTGAAAAAGAAAAATGATCACAATTAACGATACGACAATCATTTCTTCAATGAGTGTGTGTGTGATCGAATCTACTGATTCTTTTATAAGCTCTCCCCGGTCGTAGACAATGTCGAATTTCATTCCCTTTGGCAAGCCTCTGGCTACCTCTGTCATCTTGGCTTTTACGTTATCTATTACCTCAGCAGCATTTTCGCCATAACGCATCACGACTATC
Proteins encoded in this region:
- a CDS encoding TolC family protein — protein: MCFSVADAQERQVLSLETILQQIDQHNLLLKTYGLKAESYLQNAEAATAWMAPMVGVGTFMTPYPGQMIMDGRDRGSLMLQLEQDIPNFAKLNADRKYIRSQANVERATRDITLNDLRTTAKKLYYTWLVAKMKLSVLDKSTQIMQTMRKLEEVRYPFNQSRLGAVYQTSAKLEETENMKRMQEGEIGRAMAALNGMMNRSGNTAFTIDTTFVPQFTVAGSLDTASLAAARKDIAKMDYNIQSMHLNIYAMKKQSSPEFRFRFDHMSPFGSGMPKAYSVMGMVSIPIAPWSSKMYKSEIKGMQYEVEAMQMEKAAMLQETQGMLYGMQYQIKTMEQQILAMEKKIIPTLEKTLEVSVLSYRENKMQLPEVITAWEAYNMMQSNVLDEKLKLYLMIADYEKELYR
- a CDS encoding efflux RND transporter periplasmic adaptor subunit; its protein translation is MKSSVIKIGILLSIVTILWSCTGTPEKKDESTTGETKQTYTCPMHPQVIKHEMSTCPICGMDLVPFEKNSADKSVRLDEQRQLLANIATRRVGNEGIVLPQKILNGRLVLNPEHSNYISAKIAGRVEQLYIRETGAIIKKGQPLYVLYSEELATLQQEYLMAVAQKQQFDRDKLEQQLLASAKQKLVLYGQTEQQIQQLAKTGQKSPLVTVLATQSGTVAELSITQGQYVAEGGPIMRLENYGQLWVEADLYPNEAKQITQGQRLKVIVVGWEDQEQWMKVDFINPSLQSGTQLTQIRGSIVNAKQQWQPGLQVQVLLSNISKSADGIVLPVDAVINDGKGQHVWIKTGADSFEPKSVITGITNQDQVSIISGLEEGEEVVITGAYLLYSEYVLKRGIHPLG
- a CDS encoding efflux RND transporter permease subunit; its protein translation is MKNWFKNKFRKTPGWISEEERLAIITKSSKQVSRGVFFATVIIITSFLPVFMLTGQEGKLFHPLAYTKTFIMIVDALLVITLAPVLISFFMKGKFKPDSANPVNRFLEKVYEPIIRLVLKWRKTTIAINVIALLITIPLLKKLGTEFIPPLDEQSILFMPVTLPDVSNAEIKRILQVQDKIIKTVPEVDKVLGKAGRANTATDNSPISMIETIITLKPKNQWREGITKKDIVTELDAKLQIPGVVNGWTQPIINRINMLATGIRTDVGIKVFGQDLDTIAAVSEKVKAALEGTPGVSDLFVEPITGGKYLSIDIRREDLSRYGLNVDDVNQVVETALGGASIGNTIEGRQRFSISVRLAQDYRNSLAQIERIPLQSQSFGEIPLSAVANVKFEDGPPMISSDNAILRGAVMFNVRDRDLGSTVKDAMEQLNKQDGILPEGYFLEWSGQYENLIRGQQTLMWIAPVVLVIIFFSLYFAFHSVREAFLSLITVPFALIGGAYMIYFWGVNLSVGVAVGFIALFGIAVETGIVMVIYLNDAMQQLVKLRGNSSETISKEELREYVIHGAAKRLRPKLMTVCVSLFGLIPVLWATGVGVDVMQPIVLPMIGGVLTSSTHILLVTPLIFLMSKEYELRKYGKLEVHNVQH
- a CDS encoding efflux RND transporter periplasmic adaptor subunit, which gives rise to MKRNYIVKLLQDRTTGKTSATCGGDKTETKLRKFQVAFTFPALIILLLTTVFVSCKQGSKKEHHDVGKITIDSSLSTLLQPSNKQVVGNMAVVKASYQSEIMLAEVQGIVNYDNRAETGVASRVGGRLEKINVKYNYQPVRKGQLLFEIYAPDLAAAQQELLYLAQSGEEPLLSQARQRLMLLGMTAEDIQKVLQIKKVNYRIPVYSPSDGFILEKSVANAISTPAPPVASGGGGDGMAGMNGSNETASTAAPATTMQNASVMLREGQYVSAGQSLFTIYKSDQLLAEFALKPALAAYVNKGTKLGFYKTTDREGTFQTSTIGLIQPMIKSGENFTLARVYLTKGRFKAGEILTAKIPVYIKGSYWLPASAILSAGAQRIVFKKENNVFKPVNVKTGLRINGMVQINQDISPWEFAKDAAYLVDSESFIKAENEN
- a CDS encoding DUF3347 domain-containing protein, with protein sequence MKTGIFNGCIIWISALLLMGCNSATKPSDTSITQQEKTTEVKQNVVGIKDDALNTVYQQYLLLSDALINSDMAAAKEAGLALELAAKALDNRGQLVKLASTITAVSDIEKQRAVFSDLSNEMMSRIKTVGLKEGEVYLDYCPMALDDQGAVWLSNEKSIRNPYYGEKMMECGEVKETLK